One window of Microbacterium sp. 1S1 genomic DNA carries:
- a CDS encoding glycoside hydrolase family 65 protein → MTARFTVEPWAVGIDSLDPAHLAQEESVFGLSNGHVGWRGNLDEGDPRGVAGSYLNGVFEDHPMPYAEDGYGYPETGQAVINVPNGQLIRLLVGDEPFDVEHGTVHAHTRRLDLRAGTLHREVDWESAEGRRAHIASTRLVSLEHRSLAAVRYRVTAVGGPLAVTVLSEVLANEPLPTSHDDPRVQDLLARPLEAVDATVLGSRTTLQHRTRRSGLQLAVSADHLVRTTGADVPQVSVEADGDLSRTRIRVDLAAGEELEIVKLVGHEWSGSLSAQTLRDRAEEAVEEAARLGWDALVEGQRAVLDRYWECGDVRIDGDARLQQAVRFALFQMFQASARAEARSVPGKGLTGSGYEGHTFWDFEAFVLPVLTSTAPDAALQALRWRHATLDRARERARTLGLRGASFAWRTIDGRESSGYWPASTAAFHINAAVAGAVMHYVRATGDHGFEREAGAEMLVETARLWLSLGRWDDDGGFHLDGVTGPDEYTAVVDDNVYTNLSARRNLRGAVAVARRHPDIAAGLGVDDDEIAAWESAAEAMTVLYDEKRQVHPQSAGFTSRARWDFDSTGPDEYPLHSHFPYFDLYRKQVLKQADLVLALYTAHEEFTWEEKARAFAYYDALTVRDSSLSAAAQAVIAAEVGHLELASAYLAELAALDLDDLHGNTEEGLHIAALAGIWTAVTAGYGGMREGDQGLSFRPQLPEGLTRLTFGVRLHGRILHVDITPAETTYRLSAGEPLTIRHAGDELVLHAGVPVRVPTPARVEPLTPAPVPPRWREPGRPRAGD, encoded by the coding sequence ATGACGGCGCGCTTCACCGTCGAGCCCTGGGCCGTCGGCATCGACAGCCTCGACCCCGCCCATCTCGCACAGGAGGAGTCGGTCTTCGGGCTCTCCAACGGTCACGTCGGCTGGCGCGGCAACCTCGACGAAGGGGATCCGCGCGGTGTCGCAGGAAGCTACCTCAACGGGGTCTTCGAGGATCATCCGATGCCGTACGCGGAAGACGGCTACGGCTATCCGGAGACGGGCCAGGCGGTGATCAACGTCCCGAACGGGCAGCTCATCCGCCTGCTCGTCGGCGATGAGCCGTTCGACGTCGAACACGGGACTGTACACGCGCACACCCGCCGTCTCGATCTTCGCGCGGGCACGCTGCACCGGGAGGTGGACTGGGAGTCGGCGGAGGGGCGGCGCGCGCACATCGCCTCGACCCGCCTGGTGTCGCTCGAACACCGGTCCCTGGCCGCCGTGCGCTACCGCGTGACGGCAGTCGGCGGCCCGCTCGCGGTCACCGTGCTGTCCGAGGTGCTCGCGAACGAACCACTGCCCACCTCGCACGACGACCCGCGGGTCCAGGATCTCCTCGCTCGACCGCTGGAGGCGGTGGACGCGACCGTCCTCGGCTCGCGGACTACGCTGCAGCACCGGACCCGTCGCAGCGGGCTGCAGCTCGCCGTGAGCGCGGATCACCTCGTGCGCACGACGGGGGCCGACGTGCCCCAGGTGTCCGTCGAGGCGGACGGCGACCTGTCGCGCACCCGCATCCGCGTGGACCTCGCCGCCGGGGAGGAGCTGGAGATCGTCAAGCTCGTCGGTCACGAGTGGTCGGGCTCTCTCTCCGCGCAGACCCTGCGGGACCGCGCGGAGGAAGCCGTGGAGGAAGCCGCCCGCCTGGGCTGGGACGCCCTGGTCGAAGGGCAGCGCGCGGTCCTCGATCGCTACTGGGAGTGCGGCGACGTCCGCATCGACGGCGATGCGCGTCTGCAGCAGGCCGTGCGCTTCGCCCTGTTCCAGATGTTCCAGGCGTCGGCGCGCGCCGAGGCTCGATCCGTGCCGGGCAAGGGTCTCACCGGCTCCGGCTATGAGGGCCACACGTTCTGGGACTTCGAGGCGTTCGTGCTCCCCGTGCTCACCTCGACCGCCCCCGATGCCGCGCTCCAGGCGCTGCGCTGGCGCCACGCGACGCTCGATCGTGCCAGGGAGCGGGCGCGCACTCTCGGCCTCCGCGGCGCGTCCTTCGCCTGGCGCACGATCGACGGGCGGGAGAGCTCCGGATACTGGCCGGCGAGCACGGCGGCCTTCCATATCAACGCCGCCGTGGCCGGAGCCGTGATGCACTACGTCCGAGCCACCGGCGACCACGGCTTCGAGCGGGAGGCGGGCGCCGAGATGCTCGTCGAGACCGCGCGACTCTGGCTGTCCCTCGGGCGATGGGACGACGACGGCGGGTTCCACCTCGACGGCGTCACCGGTCCGGATGAGTACACCGCGGTCGTCGACGACAACGTGTACACCAACCTCTCCGCGCGCCGGAACCTCAGAGGGGCGGTCGCCGTCGCACGACGGCATCCGGACATCGCCGCGGGCCTCGGAGTCGACGACGACGAGATCGCCGCATGGGAGTCCGCCGCCGAGGCCATGACCGTGCTCTACGACGAGAAGCGGCAGGTGCACCCCCAGTCAGCGGGCTTCACCTCTCGCGCCCGGTGGGACTTCGACTCCACCGGACCCGACGAGTATCCGCTGCACAGCCACTTCCCCTACTTCGACCTCTACCGCAAGCAGGTGCTGAAGCAGGCGGATCTCGTCCTCGCGCTCTACACGGCCCACGAGGAGTTCACGTGGGAGGAGAAGGCCCGAGCGTTCGCCTACTACGACGCCCTCACCGTGCGCGACTCCTCGCTGTCTGCGGCGGCGCAGGCTGTGATCGCCGCCGAGGTCGGCCATCTCGAGCTGGCGTCGGCGTACCTGGCGGAACTCGCGGCCCTCGACCTGGACGACTTGCACGGCAACACCGAAGAGGGCCTGCACATCGCCGCCCTGGCCGGCATCTGGACCGCCGTGACAGCCGGGTACGGAGGCATGCGGGAGGGCGACCAGGGCCTGTCGTTCCGACCGCAGCTTCCGGAGGGCCTCACCCGCCTCACGTTCGGGGTTCGACTGCACGGCCGCATCCTGCACGTCGACATCACGCCCGCGGAGACGACCTACCGTCTGAGCGCCGGCGAGCCGCTGACGATCCGGCACGCCGGCGACGAGCTCGTCCTGCACGCCGGAGTCCCGGTCCGCGTGCCGACGCCCGCGCGTGTGGAGCCGCTCACTCCGGCCCCGGTGCCGCCGCGCTGGCGGGAGCCGGGCCGTCCGCGCGCCGGCGACTGA